The DNA region taaattttgcgaaaagcctcgtttcaagaggctttccagcgggaatatggtcgttgtcaaggcgatgcattatttacctcttatacctaggttaaagaggttatatgcgtcgatgagttctgctcctcatatgagatggcactttgaaaatagaagaccacctggtgttatgtgtcatccttcagatggagaagcttgaaagcactttgataggacatatccagattttgctagtgaaccaaggaacattcggttaggtctgtgtgcggatggcttcacgcctttttctatatctgcgacaccatattcatgttggcatgtctttcttacaccttataatctacctcctaagttgtgtatgactagtccatatatattcttaaattgtattatccccggtctacgtaatccgaaaagttcttaaattgattttgaatttttatgttcaattgaactttaatttgttagttttaaagtatttattgaatgttttggttgttgtgttgttgttgttattgtgttgttgttgttattgttgttgttgttgttattgttgttgttgttgttgttgttgttgtgttgttgttattaggtgtattggtatgctggcaggtggtgtagctgccaaaacaggcattttatgccaaaattaaacccagaaaaaccgaccaaagttggtcggtttttaataaaaaaaataaattattccaaaataccgaccaaagttggtcggttaatgaacattgaattcccagaattcaacattaccgaccaactttggtcggtattttgcctgcactgttgagattaccgaccatagttggtcggtaatgtttaattttaattatttttaaaaaatatatattttcaattaccgaccaaagttggtcgattttttttaattttaataattaataaaaaaatataatttagttaaaccgaccaactttgatcggtaaaaaaatttaataaaatatgtttccgaccaaagttggtcggtaagtaattaaacttgtcagatagtcgttttaagctaccgatcaaagttggtcggtaatttccgaccaactttggtcggtaagccattTCGACCATCAAAACACTGTCCACACCGTAATgatcgcgttttggtcggtaattggccataaccgaccaactttggtcgatttttttggtcggtttttagcgaatttctagtagtgagagATTCTAGATTCGAGTCTAATCGCTACCCTTTATCAAAATAATTTCCATGTGCTTGACTCGTAAAAAGAAACAAGTCAACACGTGAGGGAGCATATTGCATATATAATTttgtaaaacaaaaatatattgtGTCTTACAGTTTAAGCTTTTAGACTAACATGTGAAATGGTTTCAACAATAATTCTAACAAATGATGTATGTCCATGTTAGGTTCAACTCTTTGTGAGTTTgaatccattgatgtgatttttttCTGATTTCTTGGTTTCGCCATTGACCTAGCAATTGCCCAATTCTTTGGGAGAAATAAGGGGTAGTTTGGTAGAGTGTATTTAGTAATGTTAGTGTTAGTTATGCTTGGGTTAGtttagttatgctgacatatttcttatatattatttggtttgatgtattaaagcattgtaaaatttttaaaagaattgtttgtttatAAAAATACCCTCATAATCAATCCATCACtttatctttttaaaagaaacatatgttgaaaaatatttttatatgaaaaagattttttaaaaaattatttgatttgtctacctatattgtccTATAcaactaaatatttatttatataaaaaaaatatgctaagtatttatttactACTAGGAAAATTAATTTCATTTCCtactttcttggattattatgcAAAGaaagtttgaattaaaaaaataaagaaaaatgagtTGATTACAAGTGCATTTCAATACGTAGTAGTATAGTATATATTTATAAATTTACAATGAAAAAATTGACGGAGTATAGATATAAATATCGGGAGCAATTTTAGTATCAAACTGTACATTAAACTTGCTTTAAAATAATAGCATaatttaatcaagcataaattttgaaggacaattttgtctttaactaagttaatgcatgcattaaaatccATTGCATTGTTAATATCATGATttcctatgcattagttatgtataggataataccaaatagggtgtataactaatgcataggttcaaaaagtataccaaacaaggtattattaatacacaaagtcaatgcatatattattttatctaatgaatcctaccaaacgactcctaataaaaataaaccaaaagtaGAAACTACTAAGTAACTAATAATTAGCCATTGAGTCATGCTATCAAAAATAGCCGGAACAAATTACCAATAATATACAATATTAAAAAAACCTAAGCGAAAAAGAATTCTAGCCAAGATTTGCTCCAGAGCAACCCTTAGTTTTCCACCTCCTCTCCAATCATTCACATCTATATTTCTCAATTGAACTAATTCGTAATTCCATAATGTTCCTGAATTATCGTTTGGAGAGAACAAATCATACTATAATACATTAATACCTTAAAATACTATAGGAACGATTCAAACATattcttttagtttttgtaatGTCTAGCTAAGGCATCAAGTTATTTATATGTTTGTAAAATCAGTTCTCCTTGTTTTCATCTACTTTCCTCTCTCCTTTTTTGGTTTATATAATTTGATGGTTCTACGGCTGGATATTTGTATTCGAGAAAATGTCTGATCAGTAATCATACTTCCAAAGTCAACAATAATTTAAGGGGGAATGACTGTCAAAATTAATGAGTATGGTTATGATTCATTGAAAACGCATAAATGAAGCAACATATcaaatttgaggaagattagaTTTGATTTGAACTAGCTCGGAGTCAAAATTCTTAATTGAAATACAGTTTAAAAATTTCTTTACGACACATGTATCTCATACACagatatacataaatatataaatgATACATATGGAATACACATTTGATAAATATGGAATACACAAATGGCATGGGGATACACATCTTATCTTCTCAAATCATCTCAAATTTCAATCAAAACCACCTAAAATATCTATCAAATCATCTTAAAGTTGTGATTCAAACTCTTTGAGATGCACCCAATCAATTCCAATAACACCCGAaacaaaatcaaatttcaaaaacTCAAATTTCGAGAGTCAAATTTAAACGAACTTTTAGCCCATCTTCTTCACTTTTCAAGTAACCAAacaatcaaataaaaataaatagaattcaAGGAGATATATATGCTTTGTACGTATATGATGCATGCATTTGTACTATAAGGCCTTCACACAATTATACCTTTCCAAGCAGGGGCGGATATATAGGCTAAAATATGATGCACGTAAACCTATGATCTCTCCACTAAATTAGATATATTATGTACATATTTTCTAGAAAAGTCTAATAGTATCTGCTGGCGGCCTGGCCCCCATGCTCTAAAAGAGTTGAACAGTGCACTCAGTTGGATGCTGGATTATTTGCTCCAAAGGAACAGAGATCAATTCTCACTTACTacattcttttttcctttctttaggcATGACATTCTAAGCACCTTCCAAACGAAGGAACTTTAAATGTTTTTGTTGCTGGGCATGCAAAATGGACTCACCAAAAAACAAAAGTACTAAGATGAAGAAAAGGAACAAATTTGTTGACAAATCGTCATCATTGAAGTCTATAGATCTTGATAATTGTATCATAACTTGCTTTACTAATGCCTCATACGGATTTAATAGTTCTAATATGAAGATTTCACAAAATTCTTCTACTCCAAGATTTTAATAACTTTGTtggattgctcgaactcaaagacGGAAAAGGAAAGGAGAGGGAAAAGCGTGCAAATAGCCAATTGAGCTAATACTGATAGCATTTGATAGGTACGTTATTTGATGTGTTATATATTACCATATACAAATAATACAATTATTTTCATTGATATAGAGACAACAATAAATTTTAAACAACTATATTTATAATTCgacaaagggccaaatatacccatgTACTTTCGAAAATAGTTTAAGAATAcctctcgttatactattgggttatctatacccccgCAGTCATACTtagggttcaaatatacccctcatttaaacggagggacacgtgtcatcgtcctattggccaattctaaatatctcctaattaattaaaaagacacaTTACCTGTAcccgaaaagcaattttctaaggcaattttttttttttttgtaaaaacaagaaaaaactgaatttttttttactaaaaattgaaaaaaacgaaaatattttttttccagtttttacaaaaaaactgctttaaaaaaactgaaaaatattttctaaaataatatttttgtaaaaactgaaaagcaattttctaaagaaattaaaaaactggaaaaaacttaAATTTTTTCAACTAAAAGCTGGAAAACAAATATTgttttttctagttttttaaaaaaaaaattgctttagaaaaaaaaaattcaatttttttaagcagtttttttgtaaatactggaaaaaaaatattttcttttttattaattaggagatatttagaattggccaacaggacgatgacacgcGTCCCTCCGATTAAATGAGGGATATATTtaaacccaaagtatgactgcaggggtatagataacttaatagtataacgagggtattcttagaccattttcgaaagtacagaGGTATATGTGAACCTTCGCcgtttataatttcatattttagatatacaaagaaggaaaataaaattttaatatacattTTGATATACACAAAGAAGTAAAATAAAGTTGTAATATATATTTTGGTACACACATTATTGTTGTGATATACATTTATGGGCAAAGGTCCAAATATGTCcttgtactatacgaaattgagcacatttgcccttcgttaatactttagctcaaatatgcccttaccgtcacatagttggtccatatatgcccttagagttacacagttggcccatatatgcccttttcgaaacggaattcacccaaactaattagctctttctttaattgtattaaagtgtattacaaacactatttcctttttattaataccttttttttctttacctttctcttttctcttttctttcttcttttttcttttcttttctttcttttttttcctttttccttctcCCTTATCCGTTTTCTCCATTAttgatgtcttctccattttcgtcaccaatttcacttgacaaaactcatgaattctaattactaagaaaattctcccataaggtaatcaagttccaatttcactggccctctaaataaatgaaattaaattgttcccaaaattatggtttaaactttaaaataataaaaatatctcaGCCTTTAACAATTCTTAAaagaccaaaatatttaaattattttcagaaagataatttaataattaaaagcctagagttcaagttgtagtgttataaatttgagttgttagtcttttttcaactggatattttctattctttttattaactatgtaaattaggggtgtacatggaacgagttggttcgatttttatcaaaatcaaaccaaaccaattatatcggtttggattgttcgattttgttggattttcggattttttgttacataaatattatttcaatcttactttgttaaattttttagaactaaatatatgttcagtaaaaattaaaaaattgacaaacatatgatctataaaaatattcttatgggagaattttcttagtaattggaattcatgagttttgtcaagtgaaattgatgatgaaaatggagaaaacatcattaatggaggaaatcggataagggggaaagaaaaagggaaaaaaaagagaagaaaagaaaaaagaagaaagaaaagagaaaggtaaagaaaaaaaagtactaataaaaaagaaatagtgtttgtaatacactttaatacaattaacgaaagagctaattagtttgggtggattccgtttcgaaaagggcatatatgagTCAACTAtgtaactctaagggcatatatggaccaactatgtgacggtaagggtatatttgagctaaagtattaacgaaggacaaatgtgctcaatttcgtatagtataaaggcatatttggaccttttccgtACATTTATTGGCACCATATAGCCAATATCtatcactagaattttttttttaacgtTAATTATGTAGGTACGTTGTCATACCGTGCCAAAATCCCTTTTAACTTGTGTTACTGGGCTCACTTTGATTAGGCTGGGCCTGCTTGGTTCTAGGCAGACCTAACCCAATTGACATGAATAATAGGGTGATTTGTAATAGGACCTTTTAATGACAGTGTTCATGTTTTGACCATGTTTTAAAAACTCCCTCCAAATTATATAAACTCATTTGATTGCGCACgaaatttaaggaaaaaaaaaaaaaggttttcaaAACTTATGAGGTAAAATAAGGCACATATATTGTGTGACTGTGAATCagtgcataaaggtaaattgtttccaaagaGGAAAATGGATAATTCTTTTTGGTAtagactaaaaaaaaaaaaaatttacataAACTGAAATAGAAAGATCAGTTCTGCAAAATAGCTTTGTGGCCAGAACTAGGCAGCAAAATCGTAACGAATTACTAAAATTTCTGATTAATCGGCAAAACTTGCCTTATTACAAGTCCTGGTGATCCGTCAACAGTCTTAACTGACAGTTATCTAATAATTCACATATTAGCCTTAAAggataattaaattttaaattacaTGACATTTACTTCTTGATGTTAAATTCGTCACCCATAAGATGGCTTTAAGCAAAAAAACCATTTTGCTTATTTCATTGAGGTAATAACATCTTGATTCGATCGTAAAACCAAGAACAGTAAGAACCACATTTATGCGGCACAAGGAATATATTCTTCTGCCACACTTCTCTTAAGAGTTGTAACAAAGTTGCAAGAATTGCAACAATGCAACATTGCTAAAACACTGGCCAAAATAAGGATAATAACAGCCTTTGCTACATTTGTATTCAACAGTTATAACATCAAAGTTGCAACATTTGCAACATTGCTACCACTGGCCAATCAGGATAACAATAACTCAAATCCTACAATTTGTGACCAGAAGACTGCCAGCATTAtgttttcttatattttttttgcTACAAAAAGTAAGGTTATGTACTGGCACATAACAGTGAAAACCAATATTCTTGTAGCATGATTACTATCTGCCCATCAAagtttcctttcctttttttgggAGAAAAGGTTATGTTTACCGTCATGTTGTTGAGCTTAGATAAACAAAACCAACAAAAACCAAATACTAACAAACATCTTATTATCATCTGCAAGTGAACTGCAGCATCAGCATGAGAAAGTGAACAAACCATACCCCGATTGATCAGACAAGCAGTGtagaaatatcatcaataacaagcTATTCTATAAAATATTTAATACCATGCCTCAGCAAAATTATCCAACTGAAAAGAAAACTGACACCAACTGTGGGCCCTGAGAAGCTTCTCAGAGTAACCTAAGGTAAATTGAGCATGCAATTTCCTCCCACTTACCTGTTTCTTGTCTTGAACCACCAAAGTTACAAATGTAAAAAGAACAGAAGCTTGTGTTGATAACAAAAAAAGATCCATTCACTGGGTAACTCCAAGCCACTTcgtgaaaacatcaaactctgtGTAGTCGGAATCTGAAATCATCGTCTTGTACCAAGATGAGCTTGCAGACCTGATAGCAAATGCCTCCTCCTGTGATAAGAAAGTAGAGTTAGTAATACAGTACAACTACTCTCAAGTATAAGATAATCAGAAATAAATGCATACAAGTTTGTCCACTTAAATCTTTTTTGTTTTCTGAACACAAATTATGAAAGAGTCAGAATCTTTTTTACCATCATTGAAGACATTTTCATGTTCGGTGAAATAACTAAAGTgagagacaacaacaacaacccagtaaaatcccactaatggggtctggggagggtagtgtgtacgcagaccttacccctacccgaaggagtagagaggctgtttccgaaagaccctcggctcaaaaaaacaaaaagacaaaaaaactaAAGTGAGAGAGTTCCTAACATTAATCCTGTTTTTATAAAAAAACACAATGTTATCCACAAGTCATCAATAGGGCCAAAAGTCCTCAAGTGACATGGTTCACATCTCAGGGTAAGACCAAGACATATCCCTAACTCTATCATGTTAATCAGGCCACCATTTCCCATCACTACTACTTAAGAACTTCTTGCAAACTTAACCATCCCGCTGTACTTCACaactactccctctgtttcactTTATGTGACAATTACCATTTGGAGAGCCAAAGAAGATTCTTTGACCACATTTTTTATAAATActttctaaatatttttaatcACTAACTATTAGTGACTTAGAGTACCTTTTACGTAGTTTCTAAATATGtagattttatttcaaaattcgaAATTCTATGTCCGAATTCACACCAAAAATTAGTCAGCTCAACTCTTGTACTCCAAACTAGGTCAAATAAAGTGGAACAGAGGGAGCAACTCATTTCCTGAAGTTATTTGCTTCACTAGTGGTTACCAGACATAATATAGTTTGTATTTGTGATATAAAATCTGGAGGGAAAAGGATTGGATTTTAATGGCATCACCAAACACTCAACGTAAGTAGATAATATAGAAACAGCCAAACCAACCATCAACTATAGCAGGTATCAAAAGCATCATCATTTCTAGCACACCACATTAGGTTAAGAAAATTAAGATTGCAAGCAGTAAGCAGATAACAAATATCAGACTATCCCAATAAATGAAACCCAATCATGCGGCAAAATACATTCATATTTTTACCTTTATACGCATATGACTAAACTTTCTTTACCAATTACTAGCTTAACACGAGCTTAAAGTAATCATTTCCTTCTATTATCACGAAAATATTTATCAGGTAAATCTAAGATTAAAAACAACACAGATCTTGAAGAATATACCTTAGTAACTTGATGTCTCTTCTTGTCAAGTTTCTCCTTCTTAGCCTTAACCCTTTGGGCCTCAGCCAAAAGGGACATTCTCCTAGCAGTTTTCGCATACGGATTAAGCTTCAGCAACACATTCAGATTCTTCAATGGATTCTTCTTCAACGTGGCCCTCTTCACATCCTTCTTAATAGGCCTCACAACAGACTGCACCTCATCAGAATTAATAATCCTAGCAAGATCAGCATTCACCATTTTTGGCCTAGGCAACACGTATCCCTTCTTCTTCTCAGATGGCTTGTCAAACGAACCATAAATCTCATCCAATTTCTCATAGGCTGATTTAGTCCACACAACAAACCTTCCTAAATGGCCTCCAGGAGCAAGCTTTAGTAAATTCAATCGATCCACATGGCAAATTTCAACACCAGGAATATTACGAAACGCTTTTACTAACTTAGCCCCTTCGGTACCATACACAATAAGTGGTCCTTTACGAGAAATGTACCTACGGTTACGCATTTTACCCTTTCCGGGGCGAATAGCGTGACTGTCCTTAGCTTTTTCAGCATCAGGATAAGCACCGATTTGTTTTAAAGCTTTGATAGCATTTGAAGTTTTTTCAATGCTCTCAACTGAATCTGAAACAACGAGAGGGAGCTCGGGAACTGACTCGATACGATGCCCACGCGCGAGGACCAGCGAGGGTACTGCAGACGCAGCAATAGCTGAAGCAACTGCGTAACGCTTTTGGTTAACGGGGATCTTTCGGTGCCAACGGCGCCAGATTTTGGTCGGAGCGAACATCCGACCGCCACGGCACATGTTTCCGAAAGCAGCTTGCCCAGCACGATGGGTTCCACCACCGGAAACACGTGGGATACGTGAAACGGCACGACCGGTACCCCATGACTCGGCGGAGGTTTGGTGACCGGCTTTTTTGGAGACAGCGTAAGGTTGTCGGGAGTTTTTGGAGATGTTGGCGTGGACGTAAGTGACAACGTCGGGACGGATCGGAGCTTTCATCACGGCGGGGAGTGGAACGGCTCCGCCATCAGTGGCCATGTCATTTTCGAATGATTGAACGGTGGTGGTTGGAATGGCGGCTGCGGTGGCCATTGGTGATTTTGAGGGTCGAGGGGAAGGCGAGAGGATGCTAGGGTTTCTGGAAAGGAGTAGAGCAGAGTGAATCTTTGAAGGAGCTAAGTTTTAAGAAGTAGGGTTGGAAATGGGTCAGTCAGCCTTCCAAGCCCAACACGGAGTACTATGACTACTTGGATCTTTATTGGTCTTAGGCCCATTATATTTTCGTCGCCTGTGCACACAGATATAAGGTAGGTGGGCATTCGGTACTTCGcttcggtatttaagaatttcggttcggtattcggtttatcaattgtgtataccaaataccgtaccaaaatattttggtacggttcggtatttcttattttggttcggtacgatTTCGGTAAGGTTTCGGTTTAAACCAAATCTATGTTATAAGGCTTCTGCCTATTCAATGTGTAGCTCTTCGGGTTGAAAAGATACGTTTCAACTTTTGAAAAGATATGTACACCTTTCAACCTTATGTTGAAAAGACACGAAAATTTAACAATCCAACATGTTTTACATAGCCTCTTGTATTCAGGTTCCCACGCACCATCTATATATTGAACATCCTCAGGGCGACGTCAAGAGAGGCATATCACTGTAATATACAATAATTACAAGAGCTGGATATTAAGATATTAGATATCCACTACAACAGCTAAAAACTAGTTATGCTTAACAGCCATGTTTGAAGTACAAGACCTGGATATGTCCAATCAATATAAACAGTCTCATGATGGATAATGGCAAGATCTGGATAGATTATCTATAACAACTAGCAAAGTAGCTCATGTTTAATTGCCACTCTTAAAGAAACAAACACTCGGAGCTCATCTGAAGAAAGCATGAGTCAAAACTCAAAAGGAACTAAAAAATAGAATATCTTCTGAATTTAGACTCTTCAAGCAAGaacttataaaaagaaaaaagagaaatgtGAAAGCCAAAGTGAGAATCATGAATTACAAATCGCAGTATGGACAACTG from Nicotiana tabacum cultivar K326 chromosome 24, ASM71507v2, whole genome shotgun sequence includes:
- the LOC107795127 gene encoding large ribosomal subunit protein uL4z-like, whose protein sequence is MATAAAIPTTTVQSFENDMATDGGAVPLPAVMKAPIRPDVVTYVHANISKNSRQPYAVSKKAGHQTSAESWGTGRAVSRIPRVSGGGTHRAGQAAFGNMCRGGRMFAPTKIWRRWHRKIPVNQKRYAVASAIAASAVPSLVLARGHRIESVPELPLVVSDSVESIEKTSNAIKALKQIGAYPDAEKAKDSHAIRPGKGKMRNRRYISRKGPLIVYGTEGAKLVKAFRNIPGVEICHVDRLNLLKLAPGGHLGRFVVWTKSAYEKLDEIYGSFDKPSEKKKGYVLPRPKMVNADLARIINSDEVQSVVRPIKKDVKRATLKKNPLKNLNVLLKLNPYAKTARRMSLLAEAQRVKAKKEKLDKKRHQVTKEEAFAIRSASSSWYKTMISDSDYTEFDVFTKWLGVTQ